The Streptomyces pratensis genomic interval AGCCCGATCTCGGCGAGCGCCGCTGCCATCCGGGTCCGCAGGACGTGGCTGGTGTGGTCGAGGAGGAAGGACAGGTCGGGCGCGGTGCGGGCGGGGGTCAGGGCTGTCATGCGACCAGCGTAACAATTCGTACTGTGGCAGATCGTCCGCAAGGGGACGTTAATGCGGGGGCTCGGGCCGGACCAGCGCCCTCGCGAACGGCTCCCCGGACCTCTCGGCGTACGCCATCCGCTCCTTCACCTCGCGCAGCGTGCGCGGGCGGTACCCAGGACCGCCGCAGCAGCTCTTGTGGAAGCGGACACCCGCGTTCAGCAGCACCGAGAGCGTGCGCCACGCCGCGGTGTCCCGGCGCCGCGGCGCCGCGAAGGCGGACCCGACGTGGATCAGCGCACCGGCGCACCGCGGGCAGACACGGTGCGCCCTCTCCCGGTCGTAGGGCTGCTTGTAGGACGCCCGGCACGGCAGGCAGACGTACGAGGTCTTCGAGGGCGGCATGGGGCCAGAGTAGGGCGCGCGGCCTGTCTGTTCGACCGGTTTACGCGGCCCGCCCGCTGTGCTCACCGCGACCGGACTTCACGGAGCAGCGTGCCCTCGTCGTCGTACGACTCGAGGGTGAAGCTCAGCCCGAACCCTGTGAGGAGCGACGCGAGGGTGTCGAGTCCCTCCGGAACGACGAGACCGTTCAGCAGGGTGTCCGACCCCTCGGTCGGATCGAGCTCGGCCTGGCACCAGCCGGTCTCGACTTCGTACCCGTACCAGGAGGACGACCGGGACGACCAGCCGGCCCGCGCGAAGCGCTCGGCCACGGCAGGGGTGCTGAGGGGGCCGCGCAGCACGGCGCACACGTCGGTCCCGGTCTCCAGCCACGCGGGAGCGGTGCCCCGGTCGCCCGCATGTTCGTTCCTCGCTCCGCCGGTGTCACGCAAGCCGGCCGGCTTCGCGGGCCACGCGCTCCAGCCGGCCCCGGTGGCCCTCCCACCACGCCGCGTCGCCGGGCGGCATGCTGTCGTTGCCCTTGTTCATCCCCACGGCACCGTCGACGAGTTCGCGGAGGATGTCGGCGTGCCCGGCGTGCCGGTGCGTGTCGGCGATCACGCGCACAGCGGCGTGGTGCAGCGTGGTCTCGTTGCGGTGGCTCGGCCACCAGGGCACCGTGCCGACCGTGTCCAGCGGCAGTGCGTCGATCGTCGCGTCCGCGTGGGCCCAGGCCCGGTGGTAGAGCTCCACGATCTGCTCGCGTGACTCGTCGGCGGTGACCCACATGTCGGCGTTCGGCTCGGCTCCCTCCTCGACCCACGGCAGTGGTTCGCCGGACGGACGCCCGAACGTGTCGCCGAGGTAGCCCAGTTCCACGCAGGCCACGTGCTTGACCAGGCCGAGGAGATTGGTGCCGGTCGGAGTCAGCGGGCGCCGGACGTCGTACTCCGAGAGCCCTTCGAGCTTCCACAGCAGGGCGTCCCGGGCCGACTGCAGGTAGTGGTGGAGGTCGGCCTTGGCGTCAGGTGCGGTCATGGCGCCGAGTCTGCCGCTTCCGAGGCCTTCGGTCTCCGCCTTTTCGCCCGGGAGCCGGACCGGCGACGCCTGGCCGGCCGCCTGGCACATGGCGCAGCGCCGGATCCCTCCGGGGTTCCGGTGGCGGTACTCCGAGCGCCCCGGAAAAGCGACTGCTGCGGGAGGCTGGAACCAGCAGGATGTTGCTCATCGCGGAAGTCCACCGATCGGCCCGGAGGTGCCATGACCCTGCAGATGAAACTGGGTGCGATCACACTCGACTGTCCTGACCCGTCGGTTCTGGCGGTGTTCTACCAGCAGGCGACCGGCCTCGAACCCCATCCGAAGTCGAACGCCGACTTCGCGGCCCTCAGCAGTGAGGACGGACTCGTCATCGGCTTCCAGCGGGTCGAGGGCTACCGGGCTCCGCGCTGGCCCGGCCAGACCGTTCCGCAGCAGCTCCACCTCTGCTTCAAGGTCGAGGAAGACCTGGACGAGGCCGAGGCCAGGCTGCTGGAGCTCGGCGCGGGCAAGCCGGATCATCAGCCCCATGAGGCCGCCAGGGCGCGGGTCCTCACCGATCCCGCCGGGCACCCCTTCTGCATCGTCAGAGGCTGACCGTCGTCGGGCCCGAAGAGGCTGACCGTCGTCGGGCCCGACCACCGTCTGGGGTCTACCGTCGCCGGAGGCCGACTGGCGTCGGGGGCCGACTGTCGTTGGAGAACGGCCGGGATCCTGGAGGGCTTCGGGAGCCGTCGCCTGGGCCGCACGGCTTGAGGGTGCGGAGCGGGTCCTCGCTCCGCCGATGGGGAGTGGGTCCCACCCCGGCTCCCGGATGGTATGGAACACTTTTGCAAGCAGGCGCTTGCAATAGTTAGCAAGCGTGGTGCACCATCGACGCATGGCATCACTCAACGTCGGCAATCTCGGCGAGTACCTGCGTGAGCAGCGGCGTACCGCGCAGCTCTCCCTGCGGCAGCTCGCCGACGCCGCCGGGGTGTCCAATCCGTATCTCAGCCAGATCGAACGCGGTCTGCGCAAGCCGAGCGCCGAGGTGCTGCAGCAGGTCGCCAAGGCCCTGCGGATCTCGGCCGAGACGCTGTACGTGCGGGCCGGGATCCTCGATGAGCGGGAACGGGAGGAGCTGGAGACGCGGGCGGTCATATTGGCCGATCCGTCGATCAACGAGCGGCAGAAGAGCGTGCTGCTGCAGATCTACGACTCCTTCCGCCGCGAGAACGGTTTCGATGTCGCGCCCGACACCGGCGCCGAGGTCCACGGTGCCGCCGGTGCGGAGAGCAGAATCGATGCCGACGCGGAAAGCGGCACCGGTGGAGCGAACGGTGCCCGTCCGGATGCCCGCGGCCCCCGCACGGCCGGCGGCAGTGATGCAGACCCACCAGCGAACTGACTTCTGATGATCCGGGAGGACCACAGTCATGGCCATCACCGATGACCTGCGCAAGACCCTCACCGACCCCACCCCCCTCTACTTCGCCGCAGGCACGGCAGACATCGCCGTCGAGCAGGCGCGCAAGGTTCCGGCTCTGATCGACCAGCTGCGGGCCGAGACGCCCGAGCGGATCGAGGCGGTGCGCAACACCGATCCGAAGGCGGTACAGGAGCGGGTCACCACGCAGGCCAAGGAGGCTCAGGCCACCGTGCAGGCGAAGGTGACCGAGGTCTTCGGAGCGCTGGACACCGACCTGAAGAAGTGGGGCGAGACCGCCCAGGACCTGGCGCTGCGCAGCGTGGGCGTGGCCGCCGAGTACGCAGTCCGGGCGCGTGAGACGTACGAGAAGGTCGCCGAGCGTGGCGAGCAGACCGTGCGGACCTGGCGCGGCGAGACGGCCGACGAGATCGTCGAGATCGCCGCCGTCGTCGAGGCCGAGCCGAAGTCCGTGCCGAAGCAGAAGTCCGAGACGGCTGCGAAGCCGGTGACTCCCGCCAGGCCGGCGGCCTCGGCGAAGCCGGTGACCCCCGCGAAGCCGGTGGCCCCCGCCGCGAAGAAGCCCGCGCCCAAGGCCGCCGAGTCCAAGGCGACTCCCGCCGCGACGGCGAAGAAGCCGGCGCCCGCGCGCAAGCCCGTGGCGAAGAAGACCTCCCCTCCTTCCGCGAAGTAGGCGGGAAGCGGTTCCAGGAGTACCGGAAGAACGGGCCGGGCACCTTTGGGGGTGCCCGGGTCGTTGTCCCGGTACCTTGGCCGCGAGGCGCTCATCCACTCACTAGGCGGTGCTCACCGTGTTGCTCGAAGCATTCGGCTCTTTCCTCCAGCTGCTCTACCTGGCCATGCTCGTCCTGGCCGTGGTCGCGCTGGTCTTCGCCGTGACGGCGCGCGAGGACGCCTACCGGGCCGCGGACAAGCAGAAGAAGTCCTTCTGGCTGATCATCCTCGGGGTCACCGTCTTCGTGAACCTCGTCATTCCGATCCTGTTCCTCCAGATCGCGGGCGTCATCGCGTCCATCGTCTTCATGGTGGACGTGCGGCCGGCGATCAAGGCCGTGTCGGGCGGCGGCGGCCGTCGCGGCGGCTCCAGCAGCGACGGGCCGTACGGCCCCTACAACGGCGGGCGCTGAGCGCCCGCCGACGAGGCGGCACCGGGGCGGGAGCGCGATGCGCTCCTGCCCCTCCGTCGTATCCGGGCCTCGTCGCGTTCCAGCAGCAGGACCGCCACGTCGTCGGTCAGTTCGCCGCCGTTCAGCTCCTGCACCTGTGTGACCGCGGCCTGGAGGAGGGCCTCGCCGCCGAGCCCCTGGTCCAGCCGGCCGTTGACCATCGCGACCATGCCGTCCTGGCCCAGCCGCTGGGTCCCCCCTTGGCCGACCCGCCCCTCGATCAGCCCGTCGGTGTACATCATCAGGCTCCAGGAGCCGCCCAGCTCGACCTGACGGCGCGGCCACCGGGCGTGCGGCAGCAGGCCGAGGGCCGGGCCGCCGTCCTCGTAGGGGAGCAGGTGCGCCGCCCGTCCCTGGCGGGCGATCAGCGGCGCGGGGTGGCCCGCGATGCACAGGCCCGCACGGCGGCCGTCGGGGGCGATGTCGACGGTGCAGAGCGTCGCGAAGATCTCGTCGCTCTGCCGTTCGTGCTCCAGGACCTGCTGGAGCGTGGACAGCAGGGCGTCGCCGCAGAGCCCGGCCAGCGTGAGCGCCCGCCAGGCGATGCGCAGCTCGACACCGAGCGCGGCCTCGTCCGGTCCGTGCCCGCAGACGTCGCCGATCATGGCGTGGACCGTGCCGTCCGGTGTGCGGACCGTGTCGTAGAAGTCCCCGCCGAGCAGGGCGCGGCTACGGCCCGGCCGGTAGTGGGCGGCGAAGGCGAGGTCGGAGCCGTCGAGGAGCGGGGTGGGCAGCAGCCCGCGTTCCAACCTGGCGTTCTCCTGGGCGCGCAGCCGGGACTCCGTCAGCTGGTGCTGTGCGATGTCCGCGCGTTTGCGTTCCACGGCGTACCGGATGGCACGGCTCAGGAGGCGTCCGTCGAGCTCGCCCCGGAAGAGGTAGTCCTGGGCCCCGACGCGCACGGCCTCGGCCGCGCGCTCGGCGTCGTCCTCCGCGGTGAGGGCGAGGACGGCGTGGCGAGGTGCGATGCGCAGGACGTGCTCGAGGGCGGCGAGGCCGCCCGGGTGGCCGCTCTCGCCGTCACGGCCGTCGGCGCGTGCGCCGGAGGGCAGGGCGGCCGCCTCGATGTCGAGGTCGAGCAGGATGCAGTCGACGTCGTCGGTCAGCAGCCGGCCGGCCTCGGTGAGGTTGCGGGCGGTACGGACACGGACCCGTGCTCCCGTGGTGGACGACAGATCGGGGACGGCGAAGGTGCCCGCAGGGTCGTCCTCGATCACCAGGAGTGTGAGGTCGGCGCCATGAGTGGTCTCCGCAGCGGGAACGGCACGTTGCTGCGGTACGGGTACGGGCATCGGTTCGGGTTTCCTTCCCTCCCCCCGAGGGCGCGGCGGACCGACGATCGACGACCCGCCGACGGGGACGATAGCGGTCCGCGGCAGGGGAACGGAATGGCGCCCGGAGATCATCCTCCGTCATATGCGCGGCCATAAGCCGCGTCCCACCACGGATCCGGCGTGATGGGCGCGCACGAAACGGACATGAGGTCATGACGAACATCACGCGTCCGACACGCACCGCACACATCCGCGGAGACGTCCCCGGGCGCGGGGAGAGAGGTGTGCGTCACCGTGGCTCGGCACAGCGGCACGTCACGTGCCGCCCCACCGGCCCGCCCGGCGCCGTCGCGTGGCCCCCGTCACGCGCCGACCGGCCCGTCACGCGCCGACCGGCCCGTCACGCACCGGCCGCCCGGCCCGTGGTGCCGTGGCGCCTACTTGTCCGGCCGGACCACGCCCAGGATCCGCATGGAGCCCGCGCCCGCGAGCGTGACGTTCCGGCCGGGCCGCGGGGCGTGCACGATCGAGCCGTCTCCGACGTACATCCCGACGTGGCTCGCGTCGCTGTGGTAGATGATCAGGTCGCCGGGGCGCATGTCCTGGACCGGGATGCGGGGCAGTTGCCGCCACTGCTCCTGGGAGGTCCGGGGGATCGGCTGCTTCGCCGCCGCCCAGGCCTGCGAGGTCAGTCCCGAGCAGTCGTACGAGCCGGGGCCCTCGGCTCCCCATACGTACGGCTTGCCTATCTGGGCGGTAGCGAAGGCCAGTGCCTGCTTGCCGGCCGCGCTCGCCTCGCGGTTGATGTCCTTGAGCGCGCCGGAGGAGAGCCAGGCGGCCTGCGCCGTGGACGCCGCGTCCCGTTCCATCTGGAGGAGCCTGGTGCGCTCCTTCTCGGCCAGCTGCGATTCGAGCTTCTCGGCCGCCGCGATCTGCGCGTCGATGCTCTTCTTGGCCTTGGCCTGCTTGACGCGATTGGCCTCGATCTTCTCCCAGTTGAGGCTCGCGTCCTTCGTGTACGTCTCCAGGTCCTCCTGGGCCTGCTCCAGTTCGGTCAGCATGCCTTTGGTGGCCTGCTGGCCCTGCCGGGCCTGGTTGACCCCGTCCATGAAGAGGTCCGGATCGCCGCTCAGCATCAGCTGCGCCCCTGGGGGGAGCCCGCCGGTGCGGTACTGCTCGCGGGCCTGGGCGCCCGCTCTGTCCTTCAGTTCGGCGATCTTCGCCTGGCCGGCGGCGATCTCCTTGGTGAGCCGGACGATTTCGCCGGACTGCTTCTCGGACTGCTCCTCGGCGAGGTTGTACGCGTCGGTGGCCGCCCCGGCCTTCCGGTAGAGGGTGTCGATCTCCTCGCGCACCTCATCGAGGCTCTTCTTCGCGGTGGCCGGAGCGGTGGCCGTCGGGCCGGGCTCGGGGATCGGGGCGGCCATGGCCTGGACCGGCGCGGTCAGCAGGGCCAGTGCGCAGACCAGGGTGATCGCGGCAGTGGCACAGTGGCGTCGGTTCACAAGCTCCCCCTCCGGGCGAAAGGCAACGAAAGCCGTATCGCACTCATCTGACTTACCGTCAGTAACGTTCGTGTGACGACGCGATCGTGCCATGTTGTCCCGTAAAGCAACAGAGCCCCGGGCCGCCTGCCCCGTCACACAGGGGGACGAACGATGATCCGCCGGTGTTCCCGTATCCGGCCACCCCCCCCGGATCGTCCCGGCGCGGCGGCGCGAACCGTCTGGCTCAGGCCTTGGCTCCGCTGCCGTACGTCTTGGTGTTCACCTCGGTGCCGAGTGCCGAGTGCCGAGTGCCGAGTGCCGAGCGCCGAGCGCCGAGCGCCGAGCGCCGAGCGCCGAGCGCTTCTCGCCCCGGCCCCGGTGTCGTCCGCCTCTTGCCCCGGCCCCGGCGTCGTTCGCTGCGAGCCCCCTGCCTCGGTGCCCGTGCGCCGTCCGTTCCGAGCCCCGGCGTCGCGCATCGTGCGCCTGGTGTCCCGCTCCGGCGCCGCTCACCCCGTGGCGGGCCGCAGTGCGGACC includes:
- a CDS encoding deoxyxylulose-5-phosphate synthase codes for the protein MPPSKTSYVCLPCRASYKQPYDRERAHRVCPRCAGALIHVGSAFAAPRRRDTAAWRTLSVLLNAGVRFHKSCCGGPGYRPRTLREVKERMAYAERSGEPFARALVRPEPPH
- a CDS encoding DinB family protein; this encodes MTAPDAKADLHHYLQSARDALLWKLEGLSEYDVRRPLTPTGTNLLGLVKHVACVELGYLGDTFGRPSGEPLPWVEEGAEPNADMWVTADESREQIVELYHRAWAHADATIDALPLDTVGTVPWWPSHRNETTLHHAAVRVIADTHRHAGHADILRELVDGAVGMNKGNDSMPPGDAAWWEGHRGRLERVAREAGRLA
- a CDS encoding VOC family protein; translation: MTLQMKLGAITLDCPDPSVLAVFYQQATGLEPHPKSNADFAALSSEDGLVIGFQRVEGYRAPRWPGQTVPQQLHLCFKVEEDLDEAEARLLELGAGKPDHQPHEAARARVLTDPAGHPFCIVRG
- a CDS encoding helix-turn-helix domain-containing protein, giving the protein MASLNVGNLGEYLREQRRTAQLSLRQLADAAGVSNPYLSQIERGLRKPSAEVLQQVAKALRISAETLYVRAGILDEREREELETRAVILADPSINERQKSVLLQIYDSFRRENGFDVAPDTGAEVHGAAGAESRIDADAESGTGGANGARPDARGPRTAGGSDADPPAN
- a CDS encoding DUF2516 family protein produces the protein MLLEAFGSFLQLLYLAMLVLAVVALVFAVTAREDAYRAADKQKKSFWLIILGVTVFVNLVIPILFLQIAGVIASIVFMVDVRPAIKAVSGGGGRRGGSSSDGPYGPYNGGR
- a CDS encoding PP2C family protein-serine/threonine phosphatase; translated protein: MPVPVPQQRAVPAAETTHGADLTLLVIEDDPAGTFAVPDLSSTTGARVRVRTARNLTEAGRLLTDDVDCILLDLDIEAAALPSGARADGRDGESGHPGGLAALEHVLRIAPRHAVLALTAEDDAERAAEAVRVGAQDYLFRGELDGRLLSRAIRYAVERKRADIAQHQLTESRLRAQENARLERGLLPTPLLDGSDLAFAAHYRPGRSRALLGGDFYDTVRTPDGTVHAMIGDVCGHGPDEAALGVELRIAWRALTLAGLCGDALLSTLQQVLEHERQSDEIFATLCTVDIAPDGRRAGLCIAGHPAPLIARQGRAAHLLPYEDGGPALGLLPHARWPRRQVELGGSWSLMMYTDGLIEGRVGQGGTQRLGQDGMVAMVNGRLDQGLGGEALLQAAVTQVQELNGGELTDDVAVLLLERDEARIRRRGRSASRSRPGAASSAGAQRPPL
- a CDS encoding C40 family peptidase; the protein is MNRRHCATAAITLVCALALLTAPVQAMAAPIPEPGPTATAPATAKKSLDEVREEIDTLYRKAGAATDAYNLAEEQSEKQSGEIVRLTKEIAAGQAKIAELKDRAGAQAREQYRTGGLPPGAQLMLSGDPDLFMDGVNQARQGQQATKGMLTELEQAQEDLETYTKDASLNWEKIEANRVKQAKAKKSIDAQIAAAEKLESQLAEKERTRLLQMERDAASTAQAAWLSSGALKDINREASAAGKQALAFATAQIGKPYVWGAEGPGSYDCSGLTSQAWAAAKQPIPRTSQEQWRQLPRIPVQDMRPGDLIIYHSDASHVGMYVGDGSIVHAPRPGRNVTLAGAGSMRILGVVRPDK